From Rutidosis leptorrhynchoides isolate AG116_Rl617_1_P2 unplaced genomic scaffold, CSIRO_AGI_Rlap_v1 contig555, whole genome shotgun sequence, one genomic window encodes:
- the LOC139884455 gene encoding probable BOI-related E3 ubiquitin-protein ligase 3 codes for MAVEARHQNLFTPQLLSNRQMMNPIEANAANHYATQMGYGMPLTGTETLAPMYGSYFIQDSIPQKPLSINQSEDNSSLTYNNISQIPPSSRKRPRSDPISFLGHDISLHVQQQQLDIDRLISHHMEKVRMEIEERRKKQARKIMEAIEESVMNKLRSKDEEIEKIGKLNWALGERVKSLCIENQIWRDMAQTNEATANTLRTNLEQVLAAQANINNNEDQNGAGLDNNQTANVLMDDAQSCCGSSYEVEEEDHHRNGGGETGARLNQGTNRLCRICRKEESCVLILPCRHLCLCAGCGSSLHTCPICKSSKDASVHVNISS; via the exons ATGGCCGTTGAAGCTCGCCATCAAAATCTCTTCACGCCTCAACTCTTAAGCAACAG ACAAATGATGAACCCCATCGAAGCAAACGCTGCGAATCACTACGCTACACAGATGGGATATGGCATGCCATTAACAGGAACAGAGACTCTGGCTCCTATGTATGGTTCTTATTTCATCCAAGATTCAATCCCTCAAAAACCATTATCGATTAATCAATCAGAGGATAATAGCAGCCTCACGTACAACAACATTAGTCAGATTCCTCCATCGTCAAGAAAGCGTCCAAGATCAGACCCAATCTCATTTCTTGGTCACGATATCTCCCTCCatgtccaacaacaacaacttgatATCGATCGCCTCATATCTCATCAT ATGGAAAAGGTGAGGATGGAGATTGAAGAGAGGAGGAAGAAGCAAGCGAGGAAGATAATGGAGGCAATAGAAGAAAGCGTGATGAACAAACTGAGATCCAAAGACGAAGAAATTGAAAAGATTGGGAAATTAAATTGGGCACTTGGTGAAAGAGTAAAGTCATTATGCATAGAGAATCAAATTTGGAGAGATATGGCTCAAACTAATGAAGCAACTGCAAATACATTAAGGACTAATCTGGAACAAGTCCTTGCAGCACAggccaatattaataataacgaagATCAAAACGGTGCCGGATTAGACAACAACCAGACCGCCAACGTACTGATGGACGATGCACAATCATGCTGTGGAAGCAGTTACGAGGTAGAAGAAGAAGATCATCATAGAAACGGAGGAGGAGAAACAGGGGCACGATTAAATCAAGGTACAAATCGATTATGCAGGATTTGTAGGAAGGAAGAGAGTTGCGTATTGATTTTGCCTTGTAGACATTTGTGTTTGTGTGCTGGTTGTGGTTCTAGTCTCCATACTTGCCCCATTTGTAAATCTTCCAAGGATGCTAGTGTTCATGTAAACATATCATCATGA